Within the Borreliella valaisiana VS116 genome, the region ATTTGCATTGTATGTTTATTAGGGTTAAATCTTAGTGAAAGAAGATATTTTGGTATTAGAAAATATTACAAAAAAGTATGGTGATTTTATTGCCAATGATAATGTTTCTATTAAATTTAAGGCAGGCGAAGTTCATGCTATTCTTGGAGAAAATGGTGCTGGAAAAACTACTTTAATGAAGACTATTTATGGGATTCATCAAGTAAATAGTGGCAAAATTATTTTAAAAGGCCAAAAACTAAACTTTAAAGATTCAAGCGAGGCTATTCGAAATGGGATTGGAATGGTTTTTCAACATTTTATGTTAATCCCCCAATTTACTGCTGTTCAGAATATTATTTTAGGGTATGAAAATTCAAAATTTGGTTTTCTTGATTACAAACAAGCTAGAAGGAAAATAAATTATCTTTCAGAAAAGTATGGTTTAAAGATAGATTTAGAGAAAAAGATTGAAGACTTAAGTGTTGGTATGGAACAAAAAATAGAAATATTGAAAGTTCTTTATAGAAATGCAGATATTATTATTTTTGACGAACCTACTGCGGTGCTTGCTCCAAGTGAGGTTGATGATTTTATGAATATTTTAAAAGTACTCGCTAAAGAGGGTCATACTGTAATACTTATTACTCATAAAATAAAAGAAATTAGGTTTATTGCAAAGCGATGTACAATTATGCGCCTTGGAAAAGCTGTAAAAACTGTTGATCTTGATGAGATTAATGATAAAGATCTTATAAAATTAATGATAGGCAAAGAGATTACACTACGCTCATCTAAAATTCAATTTGAAAATCATTTTAATGTTCTTGAAATAAGAAATTTAAGTGTTAAAGATGAGAGAGGAATTTTAAAAGTTAAAGACGTTAATCTTAATCTGAGAAATGGTGAAATTCTTGGGATATCAGGCATTGAGGGAAGTGGTCAAGAGGATTTAGTTGATGCAATTTTGGGTTTAAAAAGCATCTTTAAGGGCGATATTTTTAAAAGAAATTCTTCGGGTAATTTGGAATCTTTAAAAGGTTTAACGATTAAGCAAATAATAGATAAAAAAATTGGCAATATTCCTTCGGACAGGCAAAAGCACGGTCTTATTTTAGAATTTAATGTTATGCAA harbors:
- a CDS encoding ABC transporter ATP-binding protein codes for the protein MKEDILVLENITKKYGDFIANDNVSIKFKAGEVHAILGENGAGKTTLMKTIYGIHQVNSGKIILKGQKLNFKDSSEAIRNGIGMVFQHFMLIPQFTAVQNIILGYENSKFGFLDYKQARRKINYLSEKYGLKIDLEKKIEDLSVGMEQKIEILKVLYRNADIIIFDEPTAVLAPSEVDDFMNILKVLAKEGHTVILITHKIKEIRFIAKRCTIMRLGKAVKTVDLDEINDKDLIKLMIGKEITLRSSKIQFENHFNVLEIRNLSVKDERGILKVKDVNLNLRNGEILGISGIEGSGQEDLVDAILGLKSIFKGDIFKRNSSGNLESLKGLTIKQIIDKKIGNIPSDRQKHGLILEFNVMQNVGLKSFDNLDYLGLKKIHSKSNFDLKFNFLNFIKRQFHKVKKQFVGFNFNILKKMSNQLVNYFDIRPRNILSKVKYLSGGNQQKVIIAREISLEPDILLAIQPTRGLDVGAVENIYKRIIEQRDAGRSVLLVSLELDELVNVCDRIAVMHDGRIVGILEDNFDIDVIGKMMIGLS